The Papaver somniferum cultivar HN1 chromosome 3, ASM357369v1, whole genome shotgun sequence genome includes a region encoding these proteins:
- the LOC113355533 gene encoding protein STICHEL-like isoform X2, translating into MSTVSVEPSELHWKKELVSLRKAARILRDPETSCSLRSPSSSRSSFVASREKWVKGAPGNSSRLSSGGYPEVGSHLSLQRDETPKMVSLYNWRFPTSNLNEGRVKLDGKDMLSESESVNDSLNNTHDEDSKSETYLDNPRMLFKVRESNLMKPMKQTATKFKRRSAISRKHNFRNMKPLKRPTVSLEKEHAPIEHSEDTEYCNSEDLQSSECDLHRESTYSSRSASPLLSKYDIFSNTPKHLRNTKKVESSVSCTPISTSSPNRYGQRNPSTVGSWDGTSASADVDLDPLDLPANQGCCYWSRSPKHRSVGSFQSPSLSETLRRKGSSILCGSRTVYHKHHSSKSNKHKLVSKSAKGLQLLTYSCDGRGTSSIYTEESDGDLSTNFEELGLEALSRLDGRRWSLHRRSLEGLEDVAPEGNKESKPDHFKSLSEKYRPTSFHDLIGQKIVVQSLTNSISRGRIAPVYLFHGPKGTGKTSAARIFAASLNCLATEETKPCGICMGCTEFLSGKGRDLREVVATNKKAIDRVRYLMKTLIMAPPSHFAHYIVFIVEECHLLPPKAWSSLLKFLEEPPAHVVFIFITTDAENVPRTLLSRCQKFLFNKIKDADISTRLEKLCAKENLEFESDALDLITLNADGSLRDAETILEQLSLLGKRIDTFLVNELVGVVSDDKLLDLLELAMSSETAETVRRARQLMDSGVDPMSLTSQLAGLIMDIIAGTYCMVDSKGSGSFFGGRSLTEAEVERLKQSLKLLSDAEKQLRVSSERQTWFTAALLQLGSVPSQDLSHSSSCGRQSSKSTEEAQTSTSREFSVHRKKCDHLQKCTSSSTSLSKTVDGYSTVSCNQLFEGDTSATSHNSSVFRYIRSDKLDDIWERCIDKCHANTLRQLLREHAKLVSISKIKGLMIASIQFNDEDIKSRAEGFLSSITNSIEVVLRHSVEVKIGLLAEGEASINTGKPLSLAKSSMALEETEANKMRTEERNVWYKGNGHSHPDLLRELDLLSKEFSNGSESNLPSRVLEQIRHSSFQEDGNPRRHYMKERKQDTTPQRAENIIQERRMDSAYLKTAERGNTESFSRLKPEKNQILPEDGISGHHQAVKVAVGISSQDWDTELNHELNGGRHFLKEQVGQRFDRWPMSPSLLHDSILSKSKKDNLGYESGSSAGGCNAFRCWKTRRHHNRRSESKPGRANRSQEAASFRMNLKESRLRR; encoded by the exons ATGTCGACGGTTAGTGTTGAACCAAGTGAGCTTCACTGGAAGAAGGAACTTGTTTCTCTTCGTAAAGCAGCAAGGATTTTGCGTGACCCTGAGACTAGTTGTTCATTGAGGTCTCCTTCGAGTTCTAGATCTTCATTTGTAGCTTCTAGAGAGAAGTGGGTTAAAGGAGCCCCAGGAAACTCTAGTCGTCTAAGCTCTGGAGGGTATCCTGAGGTTGGGTCTCATTTATCTTTGCAACGCGATGAAACTCCTAAAATGGTATCGTTATACAATTGGAGGTTTCCAACTAGCAATTTGAATGAAGGAAGGGTGAAGTTAGATGGGAAAGATATGTTGTCAGAGTCTGAAAGTGTAAATGATAGCCTGAACAATACTCATGATGAAGATTCCAAGAGTGAGACATATCTTGACAATCCTCGAATGCTTTTTAAAGTTAGAGAGTCAAACCTGATGAAACCGATGAAACAAACAGCAACCAAGTTCAAGAGGAGGTCGGCAATTTCAAGGAAGCACAATTTCAGAAACATGAAGCCTCTGAAGCGTCCAACCGTGTCCTTAGAGAAAGAGCATGCACCTATTGAGCATTCTGAAGACACGGAATATTGCAACTCCGAGGACCTACAAAGTTCAGAATGTGACTTGCATCGAGAAAGTACATATAGTTCAAGATCTGCATCTCCATTGCTGTCTAAGTATGACATTTTCTCCAACACCCCAAAGCACTTACGAAATACAAAGAAAGTGGAATCTTCTGTTTCCTGTACACCTATATCAACCAGTTCTCCCAATAGATATGGACAGCGAAATCCTAGTACAGTTGGATCTTGGGATGGAACATCAGCTTCAGCGGATGTGGATTTAGACCCCTTAGATTTACCAGCGAACCAAGGATGTTGCTATTGGTCAAGGTCACCTAAACACAGGAGCGTTGGAAGTTTCCAGTCTCCTTCACTTTCCGAAACTTTAAGGAGAAAAGGAAGTAGCATTCTCTGTGGAAGCCGAACGGTGTACCATAAGCATCACTCGTCTAAGTCAAACAAGCATAAGCTTGTCTCAAAGTCTGCCAAAGGTCTGCAGTTGTTGACTTACAGTTGTGACGGCAGAGGAACATCATCTATATATACGGAGGAAAGTGATGGGGATCTTTCAACTAACTTTGAGGAGCTTGGCTTAGAGGCCTTGAGCCGGTTGGATGGAAGGAGATGGTCATTACATCGTAGAAGCCTTGAAGGTTTGGAGGATGTAGCTCCAGAAGGAAACAAAGAGAGCAAGCCGGACCATTTTAAAAGCTTGAGTGAAAAGTATAGACCGACGTCTTTTCATGATTTAATTGGGCAGAAGATTGTGGTGCAGTCACTAACTAATTCAATTTCAAGAGGAAGAATTGCTCCAGTGTATCTTTTCCATGGACCTAAGGGAACAGGAAAAACATCTGCAGCGAGGATATTCGCTGCTTCTTTGAATTGCTTGGCTACTGAAGAAACTAAGCCATGTGGAATCTGTATGGGATGCACTGAGTTCCTATCTGGAAAAGGTAGGGACCTAAGAGAAGTGGTGGCCACCAATAAGAAAGCTATAGATCGAGTTAGGTACTTGATGAAAACTCTAATAATGGCTCCACCGTCGCATTTTGCACATTACATAGTCTTTATTGTGGAGGAGTGTCACTTGTTACCTCCCAAAGCATGGTCTTCACTTCTAAAGTTTCTTGAAGAACCACCAGCACATGTTGTTTTCATATTTATAACAACTGATGCTGAAAATGTTCCACGCACACTACTTTCCCGGTGTCAGAAATTCCTCTTTAACAAGATCAAAGATGCTGATATTTCAACTAGGTTGGAGAAGCTATGTGCAAAGGAGAACCTTGAATTTGAGTCAGATGCTCTGGATCTGATCACCTTGAATGCAGATGGTTCACTTCGTGATGCAGAAACTATTCTCGAACAGTTGAGTTTGCTTGGGAAAAGAATTGATACGTTTCTAGTAAATGAACTT GTTGGCGTAGTATCAGATGATAAATTACTTGATCTGTTGGAGTTGGCAATGTCATCAGAAACGGCTGAAACAGTGAGGAGAGCGAGACAATTGATGGATTCAGGTGTTGATCCGATGTCTTTGACGTCTCAATTAGCAGGCCTTATTATGGATATAATTGCTGGAACTTACTGTATGGTGGACTCAAAAGGCAGTGGTTCATTCTTTGGTGGGCGAAGTT TGACTGAAGCAGAAGTAGAAAGATTAAAGCAATCTCTGAAGCTTCTATCAGATGCTGAAAAGCAGCTCAGGGTTTCTAGTGAGCGGCAGACCTGGTTCACAGCTGCCTTACTGCAACTAGGTTCTGTCCCATCTCAAGATCTTTCTCATTCAAGCAGTTGTGGAAGACAGAGCTCTAAGTCGACAGAGGAAGCACAAACAAGCACTTCGAGAGAATTTTCTGTCCATAGAAAGAAGTGTGATCATCTACAGAAATgtacatcttcttcaacttcattGTCTAAAACAGTTGATGGTTATTCGACCGTGTCCTGTAATCAGCTCTTCGAAGGAGATACATCTGCTACCTCTCACAATAGCAGTGTCTTCAGATATATAAGGTCAGACAAGTTGGATGATATCTGGGAGAGATGTATAGATAAATGCCACGCAAACACTTTGAGACAGCTGCTTCGCGAGCATGCAAAGCTTGTATCAATCTCTAAAATCAAAG GTCTCATGATTGCTTCAATCCAGTTTAACGACGAAGATATCAAATCCAGAGCTGAGGGGTTTTTAAGTAGTATTACAAATTCAATAGAAGTTGTTTTGAGACACAGTGTGGAAGTTAAAATAGGACTATTGGCAGAAGGGGAGGCTTCCATAAACACAGGGAAACCCCTCAGTTTAGCGAAGTCTTCAATGGCATTGGAGGAGACTGAAGCAAACAAGATGAGGACAGAAGAAAGGAATGTTTGGTACAAAGGAAATGGTCATTCACATCCAGACCTGTTACGGGAACTAGATTTATTATCAAAAGAGTTTTCTAATGGTTCGGAAAGTAATCTTCCAAGTAGAGTTCTAGAACAGATTAGACACTCTTCGTTTCAGGAAGACGGGAACCCTCGAAGACATTACATGAAAGAAAGGAAGCAAGATACAACACCACAAAGAGCAGAAAACATTATTCAAGAGAGGAGGATGGACAGTGCATACTTAAAGACTGCCGAGCGGGGAAATACTGAATCATTTAGTAGGTTGAAACCAGAGAAGAATCAAATACTCCCGGAAGATGGCATCAGTGGCCATCATCAGGCAGTTAAAGTAGCAGTAGGGATATCTTCCCAAGATTGGGACACCGAGCTGAATCATGAACTTAATGGTGGAAGGCATTTCCTGAAGGAACAAGTTGGTCAAAGGTTTGATCGTTGGCCCATGTCTCCAAGCTTATTGCATGATAGCATTCTTAGCAAGTCAAAGAAAGATAACCT GGGATATGAATCAGGCAGCAGTGCTGGCGGTTGCAATGCGTTTCGTTGCTGGAAAACAAGGAGACATCACAACAGGCGCAGTGAG TCCAAGCCGGGAAGGGCAAATCGTTCACAAGAGGCTGCATCATTTCGAATGAACCTGAAGGAAAGCAGATTAAGAAGATGA
- the LOC113355533 gene encoding protein STICHEL-like isoform X1 produces the protein MSTVSVEPSELHWKKELVSLRKAARILRDPETSCSLRSPSSSRSSFVASREKWVKGAPGNSSRLSSGGYPEVGSHLSLQRDETPKMVSLYNWRFPTSNLNEGRVKLDGKDMLSESESVNDSLNNTHDEDSKSETYLDNPRMLFKVRESNLMKPMKQTATKFKRRSAISRKHNFRNMKPLKRPTVSLEKEHAPIEHSEDTEYCNSEDLQSSECDLHRESTYSSRSASPLLSKYDIFSNTPKHLRNTKKVESSVSCTPISTSSPNRYGQRNPSTVGSWDGTSASADVDLDPLDLPANQGCCYWSRSPKHRSVGSFQSPSLSETLRRKGSSILCGSRTVYHKHHSSKSNKHKLVSKSAKGLQLLTYSCDGRGTSSIYTEESDGDLSTNFEELGLEALSRLDGRRWSLHRRSLEGLEDVAPEGNKESKPDHFKSLSEKYRPTSFHDLIGQKIVVQSLTNSISRGRIAPVYLFHGPKGTGKTSAARIFAASLNCLATEETKPCGICMGCTEFLSGKGRDLREVVATNKKAIDRVRYLMKTLIMAPPSHFAHYIVFIVEECHLLPPKAWSSLLKFLEEPPAHVVFIFITTDAENVPRTLLSRCQKFLFNKIKDADISTRLEKLCAKENLEFESDALDLITLNADGSLRDAETILEQLSLLGKRIDTFLVNELVGVVSDDKLLDLLELAMSSETAETVRRARQLMDSGVDPMSLTSQLAGLIMDIIAGTYCMVDSKGSGSFFGGRSLTEAEVERLKQSLKLLSDAEKQLRVSSERQTWFTAALLQLGSVPSQDLSHSSSCGRQSSKSTEEAQTSTSREFSVHRKKCDHLQKCTSSSTSLSKTVDGYSTVSCNQLFEGDTSATSHNSSVFRYIRSDKLDDIWERCIDKCHANTLRQLLREHAKLVSISKIKGLMIASIQFNDEDIKSRAEGFLSSITNSIEVVLRHSVEVKIGLLAEGEASINTGKPLSLAKSSMALEETEANKMRTEERNVWYKGNGHSHPDLLRELDLLSKEFSNGSESNLPSRVLEQIRHSSFQEDGNPRRHYMKERKQDTTPQRAENIIQERRMDSAYLKTAERGNTESFSRLKPEKNQILPEDGISGHHQAVKVAVGISSQDWDTELNHELNGGRHFLKEQVGQRFDRWPMSPSLLHDSILSKSKKDNLGYESGSSAGGCNAFRCWKTRRHHNRRSEQSKPGRANRSQEAASFRMNLKESRLRR, from the exons ATGTCGACGGTTAGTGTTGAACCAAGTGAGCTTCACTGGAAGAAGGAACTTGTTTCTCTTCGTAAAGCAGCAAGGATTTTGCGTGACCCTGAGACTAGTTGTTCATTGAGGTCTCCTTCGAGTTCTAGATCTTCATTTGTAGCTTCTAGAGAGAAGTGGGTTAAAGGAGCCCCAGGAAACTCTAGTCGTCTAAGCTCTGGAGGGTATCCTGAGGTTGGGTCTCATTTATCTTTGCAACGCGATGAAACTCCTAAAATGGTATCGTTATACAATTGGAGGTTTCCAACTAGCAATTTGAATGAAGGAAGGGTGAAGTTAGATGGGAAAGATATGTTGTCAGAGTCTGAAAGTGTAAATGATAGCCTGAACAATACTCATGATGAAGATTCCAAGAGTGAGACATATCTTGACAATCCTCGAATGCTTTTTAAAGTTAGAGAGTCAAACCTGATGAAACCGATGAAACAAACAGCAACCAAGTTCAAGAGGAGGTCGGCAATTTCAAGGAAGCACAATTTCAGAAACATGAAGCCTCTGAAGCGTCCAACCGTGTCCTTAGAGAAAGAGCATGCACCTATTGAGCATTCTGAAGACACGGAATATTGCAACTCCGAGGACCTACAAAGTTCAGAATGTGACTTGCATCGAGAAAGTACATATAGTTCAAGATCTGCATCTCCATTGCTGTCTAAGTATGACATTTTCTCCAACACCCCAAAGCACTTACGAAATACAAAGAAAGTGGAATCTTCTGTTTCCTGTACACCTATATCAACCAGTTCTCCCAATAGATATGGACAGCGAAATCCTAGTACAGTTGGATCTTGGGATGGAACATCAGCTTCAGCGGATGTGGATTTAGACCCCTTAGATTTACCAGCGAACCAAGGATGTTGCTATTGGTCAAGGTCACCTAAACACAGGAGCGTTGGAAGTTTCCAGTCTCCTTCACTTTCCGAAACTTTAAGGAGAAAAGGAAGTAGCATTCTCTGTGGAAGCCGAACGGTGTACCATAAGCATCACTCGTCTAAGTCAAACAAGCATAAGCTTGTCTCAAAGTCTGCCAAAGGTCTGCAGTTGTTGACTTACAGTTGTGACGGCAGAGGAACATCATCTATATATACGGAGGAAAGTGATGGGGATCTTTCAACTAACTTTGAGGAGCTTGGCTTAGAGGCCTTGAGCCGGTTGGATGGAAGGAGATGGTCATTACATCGTAGAAGCCTTGAAGGTTTGGAGGATGTAGCTCCAGAAGGAAACAAAGAGAGCAAGCCGGACCATTTTAAAAGCTTGAGTGAAAAGTATAGACCGACGTCTTTTCATGATTTAATTGGGCAGAAGATTGTGGTGCAGTCACTAACTAATTCAATTTCAAGAGGAAGAATTGCTCCAGTGTATCTTTTCCATGGACCTAAGGGAACAGGAAAAACATCTGCAGCGAGGATATTCGCTGCTTCTTTGAATTGCTTGGCTACTGAAGAAACTAAGCCATGTGGAATCTGTATGGGATGCACTGAGTTCCTATCTGGAAAAGGTAGGGACCTAAGAGAAGTGGTGGCCACCAATAAGAAAGCTATAGATCGAGTTAGGTACTTGATGAAAACTCTAATAATGGCTCCACCGTCGCATTTTGCACATTACATAGTCTTTATTGTGGAGGAGTGTCACTTGTTACCTCCCAAAGCATGGTCTTCACTTCTAAAGTTTCTTGAAGAACCACCAGCACATGTTGTTTTCATATTTATAACAACTGATGCTGAAAATGTTCCACGCACACTACTTTCCCGGTGTCAGAAATTCCTCTTTAACAAGATCAAAGATGCTGATATTTCAACTAGGTTGGAGAAGCTATGTGCAAAGGAGAACCTTGAATTTGAGTCAGATGCTCTGGATCTGATCACCTTGAATGCAGATGGTTCACTTCGTGATGCAGAAACTATTCTCGAACAGTTGAGTTTGCTTGGGAAAAGAATTGATACGTTTCTAGTAAATGAACTT GTTGGCGTAGTATCAGATGATAAATTACTTGATCTGTTGGAGTTGGCAATGTCATCAGAAACGGCTGAAACAGTGAGGAGAGCGAGACAATTGATGGATTCAGGTGTTGATCCGATGTCTTTGACGTCTCAATTAGCAGGCCTTATTATGGATATAATTGCTGGAACTTACTGTATGGTGGACTCAAAAGGCAGTGGTTCATTCTTTGGTGGGCGAAGTT TGACTGAAGCAGAAGTAGAAAGATTAAAGCAATCTCTGAAGCTTCTATCAGATGCTGAAAAGCAGCTCAGGGTTTCTAGTGAGCGGCAGACCTGGTTCACAGCTGCCTTACTGCAACTAGGTTCTGTCCCATCTCAAGATCTTTCTCATTCAAGCAGTTGTGGAAGACAGAGCTCTAAGTCGACAGAGGAAGCACAAACAAGCACTTCGAGAGAATTTTCTGTCCATAGAAAGAAGTGTGATCATCTACAGAAATgtacatcttcttcaacttcattGTCTAAAACAGTTGATGGTTATTCGACCGTGTCCTGTAATCAGCTCTTCGAAGGAGATACATCTGCTACCTCTCACAATAGCAGTGTCTTCAGATATATAAGGTCAGACAAGTTGGATGATATCTGGGAGAGATGTATAGATAAATGCCACGCAAACACTTTGAGACAGCTGCTTCGCGAGCATGCAAAGCTTGTATCAATCTCTAAAATCAAAG GTCTCATGATTGCTTCAATCCAGTTTAACGACGAAGATATCAAATCCAGAGCTGAGGGGTTTTTAAGTAGTATTACAAATTCAATAGAAGTTGTTTTGAGACACAGTGTGGAAGTTAAAATAGGACTATTGGCAGAAGGGGAGGCTTCCATAAACACAGGGAAACCCCTCAGTTTAGCGAAGTCTTCAATGGCATTGGAGGAGACTGAAGCAAACAAGATGAGGACAGAAGAAAGGAATGTTTGGTACAAAGGAAATGGTCATTCACATCCAGACCTGTTACGGGAACTAGATTTATTATCAAAAGAGTTTTCTAATGGTTCGGAAAGTAATCTTCCAAGTAGAGTTCTAGAACAGATTAGACACTCTTCGTTTCAGGAAGACGGGAACCCTCGAAGACATTACATGAAAGAAAGGAAGCAAGATACAACACCACAAAGAGCAGAAAACATTATTCAAGAGAGGAGGATGGACAGTGCATACTTAAAGACTGCCGAGCGGGGAAATACTGAATCATTTAGTAGGTTGAAACCAGAGAAGAATCAAATACTCCCGGAAGATGGCATCAGTGGCCATCATCAGGCAGTTAAAGTAGCAGTAGGGATATCTTCCCAAGATTGGGACACCGAGCTGAATCATGAACTTAATGGTGGAAGGCATTTCCTGAAGGAACAAGTTGGTCAAAGGTTTGATCGTTGGCCCATGTCTCCAAGCTTATTGCATGATAGCATTCTTAGCAAGTCAAAGAAAGATAACCT GGGATATGAATCAGGCAGCAGTGCTGGCGGTTGCAATGCGTTTCGTTGCTGGAAAACAAGGAGACATCACAACAGGCGCAGTGAG CAGTCCAAGCCGGGAAGGGCAAATCGTTCACAAGAGGCTGCATCATTTCGAATGAACCTGAAGGAAAGCAGATTAAGAAGATGA
- the LOC113355535 gene encoding putative clathrin assembly protein At1g33340 — protein sequence MMDVQSKLRLVLGSVKDQASISKAMIYRKDGYLSDIEIAILRATSHDEHPIDDKQLHEILFLVSNSSPSSISIPYLSQKISNRLRKTKNHFVALKMLLLVHRLLRGGDRKFEQGFRKSHLNGHLEILSQHHHHHNHHHHHLNHYYFLHNYASFIEERMSWFMNQAGKLEPQYDKITTEIRLCGLPKLQLFLDQVLNCSSVLDIISPSDSLTRAALHNILKETSQVYNNFCDEVAILANSFFDLKDHAVQVQALKLLKKACRQSSELSDFFQKYNRVVGSTSMKLALKFPTTKIITIDHVLVMEQYVNDNNMGEVSSSVSIVDDDKSVASREDSEVPEELTIGTSSTTFLFSCKLETRISTEWVLFDD from the coding sequence atgATGGATGTACAAAGCAAACTCAGATTAGTTCTTGGGTCAGTAAAAGATCAAGCATCAATAAGCAAAGCCATGATATACAGAAAAGATGGTTATTTATCAGACATAGAAATCGCTATTTTACGTGCAACAAGCCATGATGAACACCCTATTGATGATAAACAGCTTCATGAAATCCTTTTCCTTGTATCAAACTCATCTCCGTCTTCCATATCAATCCCATACCTTTCTCAGAAAATATCGAATCGTCTCCGTAAAACCAAGAATCATTTTGTTGCACTCAAAATGCTTTTGTTGGTACACCGTCTGCTCCGTGGTGGTGATCGTAAGTTTGAACAAGGTTTTCGAAAATCTCATCTCAATGGGCATCTTGAAATCTTaagccaacaccaccaccaccacaaccaccaccaccaccacctcaaccattaTTATTTCCTACATAACTATGCAAGTTTTATAGAAGAAAGAATGAGCTGGTTCATGAACCAAGCTGGCAAGCTTGAACCGCAATATGATAAGATCACAACGGAGATTCGTCTCTGCGGATTGCCCAAGCTTCAACTCTTTCTTGATCAGGTACTAAATTGCTCTTCAGTACTAGATATCATATCTCCTTCTGACAGTCTTACTCGAGCTGCCCTGCATAATATACTAAAGGAGACTTCGCAAGTTTATAACAACTTCTGTGATGAAGTTGCAATTCTTGCGAATTCGTTTTTCGATCTCAAGGATCATGCGGTACAAGTTCAAGCTCTTAAGTTACTTAAGAAAGCTTGTCGACAGAGTAGTGAACTATCAGATTTCTTCCAGAAGTATAATAGAGTCGTAGGTAGTACTAGCATGAAACTGGCATTGAAGTTTCCAACTACTAAAATTATCACAATTGATCATGTATTGGTCATGGAACAATATGTAAATGACAACAACATGGGAGAAGTAAGTAGTTCCGTTTCGATTGTAGACGACGATAAATCGGTTGCGAGTCGTGAAGACTCTGAAGTTCCGGAGGAGTTAACCATTGGTACATCTTCCAccacttttttattttcttgtaaattagAGACACGAATAAGTACAGAATGGGTATTGTTTGATGATTAG
- the LOC113355536 gene encoding uncharacterized protein LOC113355536 — MAAQSLSLLKWVFHHHHHYPTITSSMASSSSSNSKRMFSYLVLHSQTQFQHCEPPIPRLIRIGGGGGGSILYSSNHNRISSQQQKRLQIKVYSSSGNNSDGNTDFLELSDEQLMNQCEMDTFKSSGPGGQHRNKRESAVRLKHLPTGIIAQAAEDRSQHKNRASALSRLRTLLALKVRNTLDLEDYKPPPELLQILPKKSSIRGSDTGPQIGHNNPKFASGMRALLDVIYAVDGSVADAAKLLGLTTGGLSRLILSDDSLRLAVNEFRATKGMKPLK, encoded by the exons ATGGCTGCTCAATCTTTGTCCTTACTGAAATGGGtattccatcatcatcatcattatccaaCTATTACATCATCtatggcttcttcttcttcttcaaattcaaagAGAATGTTTTCTTACTTGGTGCTTCATTCACAGACACAATTTCAACATTGTGAACCTCCCATTCCTAGGTTAATAAGaataggaggaggaggaggaggatcaaTACTGTATTCAAGTAATCATAATCGTATTTCTTCTCAGCAGCAAAAACGATTGCAAATCAAAGTTtattcttcaagtggtaacaacaGTGATGGCAACACAGATTTTCTTGAATTATCTGATGAACAACTTATGAATCAGTGTGAAATGGATACTTTTAAATCTTCTGGTCCTGGAGGACAACATCGTAATAAGCGTGAATCTGCTGTTAGACTCAAACATCTACCTACTGGCATCATTGCCCAG GCTGCTGAGgatcgttctcaacataagaatcGTGCATCAGCGTTGTCTCGTCTCCGCACGCTTTTAGCTCTTAAAG TCAGGAACACGTTAGACCTTGAGGATTATAAACCTCCTCCAGAACTTCTTCAGATTCTTCCAAAGAAGTCGTCGATTAGAGGTTCAGATACAGGTCCTCAAATCGGGCATAACAATCCAAAGTTTGCTTCG GGAATGCGGGCTTTGTTGGATGTAATATATGCTGTTGATGGTTCTGTAGCAGATGCAGCCAAGTTACTGGG GCTAACTACCGGAGGTCTATCTCGGCTGATATTATCAGATGATTCTCTCAGACTAGCTGTTAATGAGTTCAGGGCAACTAAG GGTATGAAGCCTCTTAAATAA